One Phoenix dactylifera cultivar Barhee BC4 chromosome 8, palm_55x_up_171113_PBpolish2nd_filt_p, whole genome shotgun sequence genomic window carries:
- the LOC120111744 gene encoding uncharacterized protein LOC120111744 translates to MASTASGEEDELALVKAAARAWYQHGSGNEGRAGREFVIPRGGAARSPRPSRYKLEALAAVSGSPEPGPGTSTSLLDLYELERITRELDRLIAASSTADDHRMRRKEPEERKVVARKMSGFWMRHAVAICGTRGDVVEAPVLASRRRSKPATVV, encoded by the coding sequence ATGGCGAGCACGGCATCGGGGGAGGAGGACGAGCTGGCGCTGGTGAAGGCTGCGGCTCGGGCGTGGTACCAGCACGGCTCCGGTAACGAGGGCCGGGCCGGCCGCGAGTTCGTCATCCCGCGCGGTGGCGCTGCCCGCTCCCCCCGCCCCTCCCGCTACAAACTCGAGGCACTCGCCGCGGTCTCGGGATCGCCGGAACCAGGCCCAGGGACGTCAACTTCTCTCCTCGACCTCTACGAGCTCGAGAGGATCACGAGGGAGCTCGACCGCCTCATCGCGGCGAGCAGCACCGCCGACGACCACCGCATGCGGCGGAAGGAACCGGAAGAGAGGAAGGTGGTTGCTAGAAAGATGAGCGGCTTCTGGATGCGGCACGCGGTGGCGATTTGCGGGACGAGAGGGGACGTGGTGGAGGCGCCGGTGCTGGCCAGCCGGCGCCGGTCAAAGCCGGCCACCGTGGTTTGA